A stretch of DNA from Anopheles cruzii unplaced genomic scaffold, idAnoCruzAS_RS32_06 scaffold00690_ctg1, whole genome shotgun sequence:
CGAGTGCTTTGGTCGTCTCAACGATGCCCTGCTGCTCAAACTCTTCCGTCGTCAGCAACCGACGGGAGCTCGGAAACAAGCGATAGTATTTGTTCACTAACCACCGGCACAAAGCGATCGGCACGAATAGGAAATAACTGGATGCAACCAACGTCACTATCAAGGCGGACATCGGACGCTGGTGGGTCGAGAAGAATATCAATGCCAGCGCCATCAGCTGTAGTGCCCACTGGATGATTTGCTTGCTGCGCTGGTCGCGCGGTGGTCCCATTCGatagcaaagcaaaaaacTTATCGAGCCCACGATGAAGAGGTACCAGAACACGTAGTGCCGATAGAGCACGACAATCAATCTCACGTTCTCGTACAGCATTTGCAAACCGCAAATTCCTAACGTCCAGCCACCGAGCATTACGCCGTACATTACAGGCCGATACGGTATCAGTTTGCTGAAGAAGTACACGATGATCAGTGCCGACGAAGCAACGCCGATCAGAATGCCGCCAAAGTAGTAAAACAGTGGGTTCTTGCTCAACGACTTGGCACTGAAGAAGCTGATCAGGCCGAACAGCAGCATTCCGACGCGCCACACGTCGAATCGGTTCAGCAGAAGCGTCACATCGTAAGTTCCCGACGAAACAATCCCGATGCAGCTTTGGTTGAAGGGATCTAGCTCGACGAGGCGCCGTTTTTTCGACGCAAACAGATTGAAGCTGAACAAGCTCTGGTCATCCTGCCAGTGGCTTTCTACTTCTGCCGGTGTGCTTCCTGCGTACTGGTTGAAGTCTTCGTGGTCACAATCGAGTTTTAGGGTAGCCGTAAGAAAGGTGTTCAGCACAGCCGGCGCTTGTCCGCGGTGACAATACACCACAAGGCCGGGACGATAAACGCTCCATTCTTGTGGCGTGTAGCGGACCACCCGATCCGGTTCCAGAAATTTTActgaagcgaaacaaagccGTAGTTTGGATTAGATGTCCAAAGGAAATACAGAAGTGCCGTTCTTACTTTTATTATTGTTGGTACCCTGGCTAAGGGCAATGTCTATCGTACAAATGAGTACGAAAATGAGAACTAAAACATTAACTGTTCCCATGACGAAGGAATTTGCTATTGATGCGTTTCACTGCTGGCCAAGGATAGAACTTTGGCGGGTAACTAATATCTATTGAACACAGACACAGAACTTCGTAAACTTCATAAAGGTGTAAAGTAGCACCATATTTTACAATTGGGGTAAAAGAATTCAAGAGCAACGCGCTTCTTAAAGACTAGCAAAACGAGGtaaacattaattttcggCGAGTGATGCTAACAGCCGGCGGATTGACAGTTGCAAGCTTGTAGAGATCCTGTATGAGACGCGCAGTAGAATTCACCACTATTTAACATTTTGTTCTAAGCTTTTCCATTGCTGTAGCCGTAACGTAACTATGTTagaaatataaataaacatttGCTGTTCGTCAgtatttattcataaataaataaaaaaaatttcgGTGTTTAATAATCCCTTTGATTTTCATTGAACTTtaacaaagaaaaatatataaaCTTAATTCTTTTTCATAAAACCTAATTTCATCCGCTCATCTTTAGTACATGACCTCTGTTCGGATTCGGAGGTTTTCGCTGAAGGTGGTGAGTTTTGGTGAATATATTCAAATACAGGGTGTCAAGCAAACCGTTATTTATATTAAGTAATCGTTTTAAAAGCCCAAAATGCTGCAGCTGTTATTTTTACTGTAGAGCGGATaaatcttcttcttcattcCAAAAGTTGTATGCCATACAATAATGTTATCATTATTGGTCTTGTCATTATGATTTTCGTTACTATTACTATTGTACCATTAAGAAGCTATACAGTGGAGCTTTCCCGGTACCCACTTTGAACTTTCCATCCTTAGCAACGCAACGAACAACAGATCGTTCTGTGTGGAGTGGTTTGCAGCGTGTGgctccttttttcgctttgcCTTTGATTCCAACAAAACCAGTTTTAGCCCCATTCCCGCGATCACGTCATGTTGCACTATGGTTAAATGGCGGACATAAAGAAACTTTAACAAGttactatttttgtaaaagatttctttatcatggaggaaaacattaacgacgatatcgcgattgatcatgtatttaatcaagtagataatatcgctttaagtttggatgaaaaaaggctaataagtattctatcaaacgttgCAATAATAGTTCAGGGGTAATAATTTGGATGGAAAAAATAACTAGTTTAAAACttcccacaaacgcaatgggttaagcccatcgatcatttcatacCCTTGTTTAAATTCATAAGGCAttagattaaaacatttttaatatGTGCACCTATCCtatacaaattccccacagtgcgttGGTTTCGGCCGCGAATAAAACACGCGACTAGCAGCACGATGAACGTGAGTGTGGCTTAAGCCGAATGAACGCTGAGTGGCCCGCTTAAGCGGGGTTACTACTATTACTATATCActatcacatcgttcaataagtcccgagactaacatagaaatggcgctagtaatgccattcatataccagggttccgaagtaccaaccttcagataaaatgtgttcaaatttaatgtaattcgaagcataaccaagaaagctatagtggttaaagtgacgctacttttgcaatcctgaaaaaatggaccaaagcgagtttcgtgtgttgataaaacattgttttctaatgagaaaaaacactgttcaagctcagcaatggcttgaaaaaaaggttatccggactctactccgtcgaaaccaatcatttgtcggtggtatgctgacttctacgcggtcgtgctgatacaaatgcTTCTAAATGCTGCTTTATGCTTCCAACtacttcctcatcctccgtactcgccggatctggcccccagcgactgCTGGTTCTTTACGGATCTcgaaaagatgctccagggaaaaagatatggctcgaatgaggaggtgatcgctgctactgagggtcattttgagtcaaaagacaaaccgttctacaaacatgtaattgaaaagttagagtagtgtggaatgattgtattacacttgaaggagattatgttaatgaataataaagaagttgttttcatagttagtcccgggactttttgaacgatgtgttatatTTACTCTAcggctgtgtgtgagagaaGGCTCACAAAGGTTAGATATTCGAACATTTTCGAACCTTACgagtcaggttcgaaaatAGTGAGACTCAGAAATTCAGAGTTGGACTGAGTTGAATTACGAAAAATCCGTCGTCGGAGTTGGACGTGTGTGAACCGCTCGCGGTGGTGGCTTCGACGTGATCGGTGACCGGTGTGGTTCGAGATCGCCTTTAAATTCGGATTTTAAAGTCGGATCTTCTGATCACTCGCGAGGGTGGCTCGCGGTTTCAGTGTAACGCTGTGCTCATCCATCAAAGTCAAAGTTATAAAAACCAGTAAAGTGAACCAGAAGCGACAATTGGCTCAGCCTGgcatgtgtgtgcgagagCGCAGCGCCGGAGAATAAAAGGGTtaccgaaacaaaaaccgtgcGTTCCGTCCGAAggatagagagagaaggtgCGTTTGCAGTCCCGGGGGTCCACTGTTGCCGGTAGTGAGAATCTGTGCGAAAGGGCCACGCAGTAGCGGATTCGGTTTTTGGGATAATCCCACACACTTTTCTGGATCGCTTTGGAGTTATTTCGCAGCGTCGGTCGTCGAGTGGAAAAGTACAAATAATAACCCGGTGCTGAAGTCTGCGAATCTATAAAATTATCGCTACGTGTAACATGGTGCGATAGGTAGGGAGCTTTTAAAAGCAGTGCCTCGACGTGTTGTAACGTGTTTTAAGCGCATTGCATCAGAAAGCTAAAATATTCGGCCACCCGGGTAAAGTTAAAGATTGCTAAAATTTGTGAAGTGTGCAAATGTATGCGCATTGATCGGTGTAAAACTAAGCAAAAACGGGTGTGgtaaaaatttattgaagaAATTCGAAGAAACTCGGTGCAAACAGATTGCACAAATAAGTAAGCGTCATCGGAAGAGCCCACCGGAGAAGAAACAACACACCTTTGGTAGGTATCGTAAATTAATATGCACActgtaatttcatttttcaatgtaAATGGATAATATGGGTTCAGTGCACCAGTTATGAATTCGTAAAAATACATTACTTTATTCCCCACTAGGCCTCTATTGTTCTGTTACCTTACCGATGATTCCACCGGCAAGCGAATCACAGAATTGTCCCCGAAAGTAATACTGcattcaaaatattgtttaattttcttcggttgagctaattaaattaaatttactttcatAGGCTACTGGATTTACCAAATGACAACATTTTGTACTGTTTTTTATTACTGTGAAATTAGATAAAACAATGCTTCTGACTCTTAtctgtttaaaaaaaagaaattccTTTCGAGCGCAGCTATGAAAAAATGGACACACACCCAGCCGCTAAGTGGTAACATGTACTGCACACCACGAGTAGACACTAAACGCTTTCATAAAGCGATGGAATTCCAGCAATTTTTTTTAGTGCACCCCATTTTGTTGGCCCAGCCTTTTATCGCCTTTTTTGCGTGGATCACGATTGTTGCTACCGAAAAACCGACTGTTCGATCCCATTTGTGCACGTTTTGCACGAAGAAAGACACAACTACGAGATGCCATGCCGTATTCTCTTTCGTTTTCGCTTGGCCGTTAGCAACAGGTTCGACTTTGGAgcgcttttttcttcgccagtTTGTCTGTTGATACAGTCAATCATTCAGTTCAATTCTCCAATTCCAATGCCCCAGCGCGCTGGCCTAGCGCTGGGAGTGAGTGGTTCTGTGATCCGATCTGCTTACGGCTACGGACTCTGCGGGACCGCGGGTGTGGGTTGCTGACCTATCCTACCGGGCGCGTCCGATGGGCCCCAATATGCTGGCCAATTGCTGGACGCTTGTCAATCAAAAGCGGCTAATGAAGGAGGTGTAATAATGACGTCGAACCCGTTGCCCGTTGGGTGAGCTTTTTCGGTTAATCGCTGCTAGTCATCAGAAGCATTGCCAATATTTGAACACCGCCAGCGctacaaaaaaccaaacctaATGTCCCAGTTAGTAGCCGGTTCTGATGAAACCTCCAGCCTGCAAATGGTGGTTCTTCTTGCGTCCAGTTCTTTCGCTCCACCTGACCGGCATTGGCAGCTTCTTTCTAACGTAAATTGCTCTCTGCTTAGTTCATGAATAATTTTCGAATTCTTCTCGGTAAATAGTGCGATTTTCTGTGGGAGCTGCCAGTTGACGGTTTCGGCGGTAGGTAGAGAAAAAATACCAAAGACTTCAACGCGCCCGGCAGCAACGAACCCTCCCGGTGCCAAATCGAGCGATATTTTGGCGAACCGAAGCCGCGGTCTGTTCTTTGGTGTTCTTTTTAGTTTTCGAGGAGTACGTTGAACCGTGTCTCTTCGGTGTGTTCGGGGCGggttggcccccggggggaggtaAACCGGTGCCGACACCGGTGGCGGATAAATGAGGtgcaaaaaggaaaatctAAAGCGAGAGAAGTGTTGGTGGTTTCACTCCGCGTTACACATCGCGGCCATCAGCATCGCTTTCGTcctcgttcggtcggtcgctcgctcgctcgctcgctttttCAAGGTTGTTGTGGCACATTTTGTCCATGTTTTATGGAGCATCTCCAGTCCAAGGGGAAACGAACGGACGGCAATGAACGGCTCGCCCGTCCGTAAGCCGGTTTGTTGAGTGGCAGAAGCATCTTCTGGCTTCTTGATCCTGCCACTTTCTCTTCCGGATGATCCGGGTTTTGGGTCCTCGTTTCCACACCGTTCTGCGCAAACGACAGATCCTCCCCAGCCTTTTTTGGTCACTCCGGCAAGAAgaggaagtggacgaaaacCACAGAATCGTTGGCGTTTTTCGGCTTACACTCGGATTCTTCctaataaaatcataaaagcGCACAGCAAATGTTGAGGTGACTGTACCGAGTGAATAATGAGCGACGGCCCGGGGCGGACGCCGATGCGCCGCGCTGCCCCCGTTGATTACGCCGTTTTATGTTACGCGATATTCTGGGCCGCTAGATTGCACCCAcgaaagtaacaaaaaaaaacccgggggaaagaaaactaaTAAATGGCTTACGCACGTTGGCGTTGGCAGTCTGGAGTCGCCGGTTTCTTAATAATGTTGTTGTATAAAAATACAGTCTTGTTATTAAAATGCCACCGTGCTATCTGGCAACAATAAAAACCGGCGActacagcggcggcggcgaatgatGGTTCCTGGGAAAACTGGCCCCAAAATAATTTGCGATTCCGAAACAGAGAGacataccaaaaaaaaaacagcggaaCGGGGCGAACAAACGTTCGGTTGCAATCATATAAACGGTAAAATCGTTTCCaaccgcccgaccgacccaTCGGACCCCGGATTCGTAGTGGTTAGTGTCATAATGAGGgttttggaaacttttgcttttgGCTGGTCCGGTCccgccggacaccggacggCTTCTCGCGCGCAAAGGTTAGTTTTCTTCCGGTTAAGCGAATGCCGAACGGCCAGCCTCTTGACTGCTTCTTGACGGTGGTGCACAGTTTACCGTGAAGTTAGTGTAGCAGCTGTCGAGTTGAGGAAGAAGTGGCCGAAGAAGTGGTTGCAAgaaatggcacaaaaatgtAGCGTTCTACGAACACCGATCTTTGCAATCTGGCGTTTGCTGCAGGCCACCCAATCTGTGCGTTTCCTATTTCGGAAAGATCGCCATCGGTCATCGACGACGATAAAATACATTGTTTTTAGGGCCTTCGATTATGTTGATTGGGTTTTATTGGTGCCGAGAGCACAGCACCGAGAACCATTGGGAATGGAGCCCCATGCAAATGTTAGGCCACTATTATTtgcgaatgaatgaaaattgttaTTTAAACTGTGCTCGCGATCCGCTCCGGAGAAAACCGGCGTACGGTGAAATTCGTGCACACGCTAATGCGAAAATTATAATGATGAAATTGAACGCGAGGACCCATTTGCGAATTACCTCAAATTATCATCCGCCCCTTCCCTTGGCAAGCGGGCAGAACGGCCCAAGAACGGCCGACGCCGTGTTAATATTCGCTCCACGCCGGGTCATTGTACCACTCCCCAGCGCCGCCGTCCCGTGCGCAGCAtcggcgcagcagcaaccttaGCCGCGAGCAtctccggcgcgcgcgcgatttaGACGTTTTCCTGGAAGACCCGCGACGTCTTCTCGCGGCCGCGTCTCCTCCACTCTTCTGCTCCCCTTTTCGCGTTTGCTGgaacttttaattttaaaaattcGATAATTAcaacacccggccggccggccggccgatggggGAGAACGTCTGGCCGCCGGCTCCGCGGGTCTCTAACAATcgtgcggcagcagcagtcgagGCGCGCAGAGGCCATCACCTTAACAGCACGCCCGTCCGGGAATTTGCGCCTAATGatgatcaccaccaccaccaccgccgccagcaccaccaactgGCGGTGCTCGCATTTATGTGTTACGCCACTGGGCCTCCTTTCGGCCGGGCCGTActctctgtttcttttctttcggcgAGAAGCTGCGTGTAGCGGGAGGCACGTCCCACAAGATGTACCGTTCGTCCGGGGCCCACCTTGGCACACCGTCCTGCAGCTGGTGCCGATCGATCCTTTTCCACCGTGCACTGTGAGTCCTGCGGTTGGCCAACAATCGGAAAAACTTTTAACTTAGTTCGGCACTACATTTCCTTCTCTATTTGATCTGTGCTTTATCTGCTTCTTTTAACTCTTCTTTAAAAAATCTGCCAATGTAGGTACGATGAAATATTAGTAGCGAATTGGTTGATTTAtcttttgaaaataaataatggctGAAACGTAAGCCAAACATGTTTTGACCACCTTTCGTGCGGAGTTTTGCACACTGTGTGCCGTGTGGGGAACCCGATGGAAATTGGTTCCAAATTGGAAAGAGGAATGCGAAGATGGCCTCGCCGGGAAGGGGCCGTGTTGGGTTGGGATCACTCACGCTTCGATTATGCTGCAGCCGTATGCTGCGCACCGGCCAGCCAACGATAATGATGGTTGGTTGAACTCGGCGCAGACCGAGCTACGGAGCGCTAGACCGCTTGACGGGAGGGCCGCGGGAAGAATGACTCGCACGGAGGTGCACTCAAGGTCGTTTCTGGTTCACACCGCACCACAGCATGTAGCATAGCAGTTCCGGCGTCAGCTTACTGGGAACCCTGAAAAAGGCGGGTTGGAAGTTGGTGCACCCTTCGTGTTTTACGAATGTTTGATTAGCTATTTAACGATAATGGCCCACCACGCATATTTGCCAGGAAGGTGTGAGATTTCGTCGTTCGCGCATTTCCACATGTTTCACTTCCGGTTTTTGGCGATAGCGCCCATGGCGAATTTCAGACGAACAACGTGACACACCGGATACGGCGTCGGTGGAGCAAACAAAGGCGTCTTCCACGAAGTAATCACGCGCGTCGCTTGTGCGTGCCTTCAGGAACGACGTATGGCACGGCCCCGTGTCTAATGTTAATTGCTTGATAGTGCGGCCCGGCGACTGATTTCCCGCGCGCGGCTGGGTCAGATACCACACGGAGATATCGACTCCGGACGGATTTTACTGCCATACCCTCCAATCAATGCACTCACAATATTTGCCTGTCCGAAATTGTTTGCGAAAGAGAGGGCCGACACGAAAATGGTGACGCGGGTTTGACTCGCCCCTATCACCGTCGCTTATCACGGCAGCAACGTTGCCATCGTTCTCGAAAGGTTCATTATAATAAGATATTTtgataataattaattagaTAATAATGCAAAACACAAGTGACGTAAGGTAGTCTATAAAACTTTTGAAACATCCTTCAAAAGATCCCTCCGGGCTGCCGTAGAAAGGCAACCGTAACTACTTCCGGCTCAACCTGCTATCTTcgcagtggccaccggtgacAGAGTTTTCTCCTTCATCGTGATCGTGAAGTAAAAGTTGATCAACCGACCGAACATATTCGCACAACATTCaagcggccgcggccgtctCAAATTAAAACCTACATACTTTCCTGGGCGCGCACACATTTTCTACGTCGAACCACGGGCAGCGTAATTGTGCCATCAAACACTGGGCCGTCGGACGGAATGGGCCAATTAAACAATGATTTCCCGCCCGGTTTTTAATGTCACGCGATCCGTAAGGACGAACGCACGGAGGATGCAATC
This window harbors:
- the LOC128276176 gene encoding nuclear envelope integral membrane protein, with amino-acid sequence MGTVNVLVLIFVLICTIDIALSQGTNNNKIKFLEPDRVVRYTPQEWSVYRPGLVVYCHRGQAPAVLNTFLTATLKLDCDHEDFNQYAGSTPAEVESHWQDDQSLFSFNLFASKKRRLVELDPFNQSCIGIVSSGTYDVTLLLNRFDVWRVGMLLFGLISFFSAKSLSKNPLFYYFGGILIGVASSALIIVYFFSKLIPYRPVMYGVMLGGWTLGICGLQMLYENVRLIVVLYRHYVFWYLFIVGSISFLLCYRMGPPRDQRSKQIIQWALQLMALALIFFSTHQRPMSALIVTLVASSYFLFVPIALCRWLVNKYYRLFPSSRRLLTTEEFEQQGIVETTK